A segment of the Caldisericota bacterium genome:
CCATCTAGTTCCGTGCCCAGCAAGACGAGGACCTTCAACATTAAAACCAGCCTTATCTGCAAGGTATTTTGCGGGATAGATAACACTACCTGTAGTTCCTGTAAAACCTTGTAATATCAAAA
Coding sequences within it:
- a CDS encoding esterase, translating into MELLKGAEPFSFKSDSDVGVLILQGFTGTTGSVIYPAKYLADKAGFNVEGPRLAGHGTRW